From a single Sus scrofa isolate TJ Tabasco breed Duroc chromosome 13, Sscrofa11.1, whole genome shotgun sequence genomic region:
- the SEC22C gene encoding vesicle-trafficking protein SEC22c isoform X3, which produces MSMILFACVVRVRDGLPLSASTDFYHTQDFLECRRRLKTLALRLAQYPGRGSAKGRDFSIHFSSSRDVACMAICSHQCPSAMAFYFLETLWWEFTASYDTTCIGLASRPYAFLEFDSVIQKVKWHFNYVSSTQMENSLEKIQEDLKFQPPVVLTLEDTDVANGVMNGHTRMHLEPAPNFRMEPVTALGVLSLILNIMCAALNLIRGIHLAEHSLQVAHEEIGNILAFLIPFVACIFQAQSPRYLWCWVLQDPGRPVLLVGPNFMARQKTQMRRALILPSVEQ; this is translated from the exons ATGTCCATGATCCTTTTTGCCTGTGTGGTAAGGGTGAGGGATGGACTGCCTCTCTCGGCCTCCACTGACTTTTACCACACCCAAGATTTTCTGGAATGCAGGAGACGGCTCAAGACTTTAGCCTTGCGATTGGCCCAGTATCCAGGTCGAGGTTCTGCAAAAGGACGTGACTTCAGTATCCA TTTCTCTTCTTCGAGGGATGTGGCCTGCATGGCTATCTGCTCCCACCAGTGTCCATCTGCCATGGCCTTCTACTTCCTGGAGACCCTGTGGTGGGAATTCACAGCTTCCTATGATACCACCTGCATTGGCCTAGCCTCCAGGCCATACGCCTTTCTCGAATTTG ACAGTGTCATTCAGAAAGTGAAGTGGCATTTTAACTATGTAAGTTCTACCCAGATGGAGAACAGCTTAGAAAAAATTCAGGAGGACCTCAAGTTCCAGCCCCCAGTGGTTCTCACTCTGgaggacacagatgtggccaatGGGGTGATGAATGGTCACACACGGATGCACTTGGAACCTG CTCCTAATTTCCGAATGGAGCCAGTGACGGCCCTAGGTGTTCTTTCCCTTATTCTCAACATCATGTGTGCTGCCCTGAACCTCATTCGTGGAATTCACCTTGCAGAACATTCTTTACAG GTTGCACATGAAGAAATTGGAAATATCCTGgcttttcttattccttttgtAGCCTGCATTTTCCAG GCACAGAGCCCTCGGTACCTGTGGTGTTGGGTCCTCCAGGATCCAGGGAGGCCAGTTCTGCTGGTTGGACCAAACTTCATGGCCCGTCAGAAGACCCAAATGAGAAGAGCTCTGATTCTCCCATCTGTGGAGCAGTGA
- the SEC22C gene encoding vesicle-trafficking protein SEC22c isoform X5 encodes MSMILFACVVRVRDGLPLSASTDFYHTQDFLECRRRLKTLALRLAQYPGRGSAKGRDFSIHFSSSRDVACMAICSHQCPSAMAFYFLETLWWEFTASYDTTCIGLASRPYAFLEFDSVIQKVKWHFNYVSSTQMENSLEKIQEDLKFQPPVVLTLEDTDVANGVMNGHTRMHLEPAPNFRMEPVTALGVLSLILNIMCAALNLIRGIHLAEHSLQVAHEEIGNILAFLIPFVACIFQGF; translated from the exons ATGTCCATGATCCTTTTTGCCTGTGTGGTAAGGGTGAGGGATGGACTGCCTCTCTCGGCCTCCACTGACTTTTACCACACCCAAGATTTTCTGGAATGCAGGAGACGGCTCAAGACTTTAGCCTTGCGATTGGCCCAGTATCCAGGTCGAGGTTCTGCAAAAGGACGTGACTTCAGTATCCA TTTCTCTTCTTCGAGGGATGTGGCCTGCATGGCTATCTGCTCCCACCAGTGTCCATCTGCCATGGCCTTCTACTTCCTGGAGACCCTGTGGTGGGAATTCACAGCTTCCTATGATACCACCTGCATTGGCCTAGCCTCCAGGCCATACGCCTTTCTCGAATTTG ACAGTGTCATTCAGAAAGTGAAGTGGCATTTTAACTATGTAAGTTCTACCCAGATGGAGAACAGCTTAGAAAAAATTCAGGAGGACCTCAAGTTCCAGCCCCCAGTGGTTCTCACTCTGgaggacacagatgtggccaatGGGGTGATGAATGGTCACACACGGATGCACTTGGAACCTG CTCCTAATTTCCGAATGGAGCCAGTGACGGCCCTAGGTGTTCTTTCCCTTATTCTCAACATCATGTGTGCTGCCCTGAACCTCATTCGTGGAATTCACCTTGCAGAACATTCTTTACAG GTTGCACATGAAGAAATTGGAAATATCCTGgcttttcttattccttttgtAGCCTGCATTTTCCAG ggtttctga
- the SEC22C gene encoding vesicle-trafficking protein SEC22c isoform X4: MSMILFACVVRVRDGLPLSASTDFYHTQDFLECRRRLKTLALRLAQYPGRGSAKGRDFSIHFSSSRDVACMAICSHQCPSAMAFYFLETLWWEFTASYDTTCIGLASRPYAFLEFDSVIQKVKWHFNYVSSTQMENSLEKIQEDLKFQPPVVLTLEDTDVANGVMNGHTRMHLEPAPNFRMEPVTALGVLSLILNIMCAALNLIRGIHLAEHSLQVAHEEIGNILAFLIPFVACIFQDQPCQEEATRGHNIRFPTQGIVLFQGRSFSS, from the exons ATGTCCATGATCCTTTTTGCCTGTGTGGTAAGGGTGAGGGATGGACTGCCTCTCTCGGCCTCCACTGACTTTTACCACACCCAAGATTTTCTGGAATGCAGGAGACGGCTCAAGACTTTAGCCTTGCGATTGGCCCAGTATCCAGGTCGAGGTTCTGCAAAAGGACGTGACTTCAGTATCCA TTTCTCTTCTTCGAGGGATGTGGCCTGCATGGCTATCTGCTCCCACCAGTGTCCATCTGCCATGGCCTTCTACTTCCTGGAGACCCTGTGGTGGGAATTCACAGCTTCCTATGATACCACCTGCATTGGCCTAGCCTCCAGGCCATACGCCTTTCTCGAATTTG ACAGTGTCATTCAGAAAGTGAAGTGGCATTTTAACTATGTAAGTTCTACCCAGATGGAGAACAGCTTAGAAAAAATTCAGGAGGACCTCAAGTTCCAGCCCCCAGTGGTTCTCACTCTGgaggacacagatgtggccaatGGGGTGATGAATGGTCACACACGGATGCACTTGGAACCTG CTCCTAATTTCCGAATGGAGCCAGTGACGGCCCTAGGTGTTCTTTCCCTTATTCTCAACATCATGTGTGCTGCCCTGAACCTCATTCGTGGAATTCACCTTGCAGAACATTCTTTACAG GTTGCACATGAAGAAATTGGAAATATCCTGgcttttcttattccttttgtAGCCTGCATTTTCCAG gatcaGCCCTGTCAGGAAGAGGCCACCAGGGGGCACAACATCAGGTTCCCAACCCAGGGGATTGTACTGTTTCAAGGTCGTTCCTTCAGCAGTTGA
- the SEC22C gene encoding vesicle-trafficking protein SEC22c isoform X1, translating into MSMILFACVVRVRDGLPLSASTDFYHTQDFLECRRRLKTLALRLAQYPGRGSAKGRDFSIHFSSSRDVACMAICSHQCPSAMAFYFLETLWWEFTASYDTTCIGLASRPYAFLEFDSVIQKVKWHFNYVSSTQMENSLEKIQEDLKFQPPVVLTLEDTDVANGVMNGHTRMHLEPAPNFRMEPVTALGVLSLILNIMCAALNLIRGIHLAEHSLQVAHEEIGNILAFLIPFVACIFQCYLYLFYSPARTMKVVLMLLFICLGNMYLHGLRNLWQILFHIGVAFLSSHQILTRQLQEKQSDCGV; encoded by the exons ATGTCCATGATCCTTTTTGCCTGTGTGGTAAGGGTGAGGGATGGACTGCCTCTCTCGGCCTCCACTGACTTTTACCACACCCAAGATTTTCTGGAATGCAGGAGACGGCTCAAGACTTTAGCCTTGCGATTGGCCCAGTATCCAGGTCGAGGTTCTGCAAAAGGACGTGACTTCAGTATCCA TTTCTCTTCTTCGAGGGATGTGGCCTGCATGGCTATCTGCTCCCACCAGTGTCCATCTGCCATGGCCTTCTACTTCCTGGAGACCCTGTGGTGGGAATTCACAGCTTCCTATGATACCACCTGCATTGGCCTAGCCTCCAGGCCATACGCCTTTCTCGAATTTG ACAGTGTCATTCAGAAAGTGAAGTGGCATTTTAACTATGTAAGTTCTACCCAGATGGAGAACAGCTTAGAAAAAATTCAGGAGGACCTCAAGTTCCAGCCCCCAGTGGTTCTCACTCTGgaggacacagatgtggccaatGGGGTGATGAATGGTCACACACGGATGCACTTGGAACCTG CTCCTAATTTCCGAATGGAGCCAGTGACGGCCCTAGGTGTTCTTTCCCTTATTCTCAACATCATGTGTGCTGCCCTGAACCTCATTCGTGGAATTCACCTTGCAGAACATTCTTTACAG GTTGCACATGAAGAAATTGGAAATATCCTGgcttttcttattccttttgtAGCCTGCATTTTCCAG TGTTACTTGTACCTGTTCTATAGTCCAGCCAGAACTATgaaggtggtgctgatgctgctttTCATTTGCCTGGGCAACATGTACCTGCATGGGCTGAGGAACCTCTGGCAAATCCTTTTCCACATAGGAGTGGCTTTCCTGTCTTCACATCAGATACTGACGAGGCAGCTTCAGGAGAAGCAGTCTGACTGTGGAGTGTGA